gattcatgctgttgcCTCCTCCGCCTCCATTTCCCACACCTCCAGCTCCATCTTCAGCCTCCCCCCGCCCAAGCCTATGACCCCCCGCCAGTCCTCCCTCTCCGACCTCTTGGACCCCAGGATCCTCTATGATCTTGTTGTGATTGCGAGTGATGGCAAAGACCCAGCTGTCTCCCAGGTCTGTCAAGTCTGGGAGGGAGTACTCAGGTACCACCTCTAAGGTCCTGGGATCCCTGGCGGTCAGGCCGATCCGGAGGTGGCCGCACCAGCCCAGCTCCTTATCCTCGATCTCTATGAGAAAAATTTCCCCAGGCTTCAGAGGGTGTTTGCTGAAACACACTCCATTGGCAAAGCTCTCCACCCGGGTGGCCTGGGTTCCTGAGTAGTCCAGTCTAACGTTGGTACCGTGGATGGGGTGGAATTCCATAAATTGGTCAGAAAAAGGCTCCATTTTCAAGTATGTCTCCACCAATTCAAATAGTCTCTCTAGTGTAGAGAAAAGTAATGATTCTTAACAAGAAATTCCCagttggaaaaaaacacaacaaaaaaagtctGACTTACAAAACCTTTCCAGTTGAACTGTCTTGCAGTAGTTTCTGACTTAGTGGTCAACATGTGGTCGTTGTAGAGACAAAACAACTTGCACAGACACGAGAGCCCTGCTCTGCCTATCTGCTGGCCACTCAGAGAAGCTTCTGGTAGAGGGCTATTTTTGAACAGCTGCATATGTCAACAGATGGCAaggtatctctctctctgtgtgtgtgtgtgtgtgtgtgtgtgtgtgtgtgtgtgtgtggtgaggggGTTGGCCAACATGCACATGCCCACAGTCACTCACACAGCAGACATGCACAGAGAT
Above is a window of Lates calcarifer isolate ASB-BC8 linkage group LG23, TLL_Latcal_v3, whole genome shotgun sequence DNA encoding:
- the neurl2 gene encoding neuralized-like protein 2, coding for MEPFSDQFMEFHPIHGTNVRLDYSGTQATRVESFANGVCFSKHPLKPGEIFLIEIEDKELGWCGHLRIGLTARDPRTLEVVPEYSLPDLTDLGDSWVFAITRNHNKIIEDPGVQEVGEGGLAGGHRLGRGEAEDGAGGVGNGGGGGNSMNPKTFFTDSHLHIENVRIPRDKLVGRSRPGRFSHILDDLYKTNALPPTARRSRIGVLYVPKGRDLADMHIVINGEDMGASAKGIPTVQPLYAVVDVFAATKCVRIVQVEYGFSSLQTLCRKAIQKHIVHRMAIDWLELPEALKHYCKYE